A single genomic interval of Nitratidesulfovibrio sp. SRB-5 harbors:
- the kdsA gene encoding 3-deoxy-8-phosphooctulonate synthase: MTPDALYERLRARRFIFAGPCALESLELALDTAHAVREATEAAGLFAVFKSSWDKANRTSLDGFRGPGLARGMEWLARIKQETGLPVVTDIHQPDQAKPVAEVADVLQIPAFLCRQTSLLLAAAQTGRVVNVKKGQFVAPWDMAPALDKLRSTGNQRILLTERGASFGYNNLVVDFRSLPIMQGYGVPVVFDATHSVQLPGGKGTSSGGDRRFVPMLSRAAVAAGVDGVFLETHPDPDHALCDGPNSWPLDRLAPLLRDFAALWSLPYAS; the protein is encoded by the coding sequence ATGACGCCGGACGCCCTGTACGAGCGCCTGCGGGCGCGCCGGTTCATTTTCGCCGGGCCCTGCGCCCTTGAAAGCCTGGAACTGGCTCTGGATACCGCCCACGCCGTGCGTGAGGCGACCGAGGCCGCCGGGCTGTTCGCCGTGTTCAAGAGTTCGTGGGACAAGGCCAACCGCACCTCGCTGGACGGCTTTCGCGGCCCCGGCCTTGCGCGCGGCATGGAATGGCTGGCCCGCATCAAGCAGGAAACCGGCCTGCCCGTGGTCACCGACATCCACCAGCCGGATCAGGCTAAGCCCGTGGCCGAAGTGGCCGACGTGCTCCAGATTCCCGCCTTCCTGTGCCGCCAGACCAGCCTGCTGCTGGCCGCCGCGCAGACGGGCAGGGTGGTCAACGTCAAGAAGGGGCAGTTCGTGGCCCCGTGGGACATGGCCCCCGCGCTGGACAAGCTGCGCTCCACCGGCAACCAGCGCATCCTTTTGACGGAGCGCGGGGCCAGCTTCGGCTACAACAATCTCGTCGTGGATTTCCGCTCGCTGCCCATCATGCAGGGCTACGGCGTGCCGGTGGTGTTCGACGCCACCCACTCCGTGCAACTGCCCGGCGGCAAGGGCACCTCGTCCGGCGGCGACCGCCGCTTCGTGCCCATGCTGTCCCGCGCGGCCGTGGCCGCCGGGGTGGACGGGGTGTTCCTGGAAACCCACCCCGACCCGGACCATGCCCTGTGCGACGGCCCCAACAGCTGGCCGCTGGACAGGCTGGCCCCGCTGCTGCGCGACTTTGCCGCCCTCTGGAGCCTGCCGTATGCAAGCTGA
- a CDS encoding CTP synthase: MKTKFIFITGGVLSSLGKGLAAASIGALLKARGLKVTIQKLDPYINVDPGTMNPFQHGEVYVTDDGAETDLDLGHYERYLGESLSQKNNYTSGSIYNRVITKERRGDYLGGTVQVIPHVTDEIKNAILGLAEDEPDVALIEIGGTVGDIEGLPFLEAIRQLRGDLGKDHCLYVHLTLVPYLKAAGEHKTKPTQHSVKELRSIGIQPDIILCRCEKAISAELKRKIALFCDVDQDAVFSSVDVDNIYEVPLRFYEEGFDQKIAIMLRLPAKNANLESWETLIHTCSHPEGQVTIGIVGKYVDLKEAYKSLHEALIHGGVANKVKVNLRYVNSEEITEANVAEKLAGCDGILVPGGFGHRGVEGKIRSIRHAREHRIPFFGICLGMQCAVIEYARNVLGLADANSEEFNELTDNKVIYLMTEWYDFRKGAVERRDASSDKGGTLRLGAYPCVVVPGTRAWDAYGAERVDERHRHRFEFNKAYFEAMAEKGLVFSGLSPDGELVEIVELPDHPWFLGCQFHPEFKSNPMRPHPLFREFIKAAKKEAMGGKKGK, encoded by the coding sequence ATGAAGACCAAGTTCATATTCATCACCGGGGGCGTGCTGTCCTCGCTCGGCAAGGGGCTGGCCGCCGCCTCCATCGGAGCGCTGCTGAAGGCCCGTGGGCTCAAGGTAACCATCCAGAAGCTCGACCCCTACATCAACGTCGACCCCGGCACGATGAATCCGTTCCAGCACGGCGAAGTGTACGTCACCGATGACGGCGCGGAAACCGACCTCGACCTCGGGCATTACGAGCGGTACCTCGGCGAGTCGCTGTCGCAGAAGAACAACTACACCTCGGGGTCCATCTACAACCGCGTCATCACCAAGGAACGCCGGGGCGACTACCTGGGCGGCACCGTGCAGGTCATCCCGCACGTGACCGACGAGATCAAGAACGCCATCCTCGGCCTTGCCGAGGACGAGCCCGACGTGGCGCTGATCGAAATCGGCGGCACCGTGGGCGACATCGAGGGCCTGCCCTTCCTGGAAGCCATCCGCCAGCTGCGCGGCGACCTCGGCAAGGACCACTGCCTGTACGTCCACCTGACGCTGGTGCCCTACCTGAAGGCCGCGGGCGAACACAAGACAAAGCCCACCCAGCACAGCGTCAAGGAACTGCGCTCCATCGGCATCCAGCCCGACATCATCCTGTGCCGTTGCGAAAAGGCCATCAGCGCCGAGCTCAAGCGCAAGATCGCCCTGTTCTGCGACGTGGACCAGGACGCCGTGTTCTCGTCGGTGGACGTGGACAACATTTACGAGGTGCCGCTGCGCTTCTACGAGGAAGGCTTCGACCAGAAGATCGCCATCATGCTGCGCCTGCCCGCCAAGAACGCCAACCTGGAGTCGTGGGAGACGCTGATCCACACCTGCTCGCACCCGGAAGGGCAGGTGACCATCGGCATCGTGGGCAAGTACGTGGACCTCAAGGAAGCGTACAAGAGCCTGCACGAGGCGCTGATCCACGGCGGCGTGGCCAACAAGGTCAAGGTGAACCTGCGCTACGTGAACTCCGAGGAGATCACCGAGGCCAACGTGGCCGAAAAGCTGGCCGGGTGCGACGGCATCCTGGTGCCGGGCGGCTTCGGGCATCGCGGCGTGGAAGGCAAGATCCGCTCCATCCGCCACGCGCGCGAGCACAGGATTCCCTTCTTCGGCATCTGCCTTGGCATGCAGTGCGCGGTCATTGAATATGCCCGCAACGTGCTGGGCCTGGCCGACGCCAACTCCGAAGAATTCAACGAGCTTACCGACAACAAGGTCATCTACCTGATGACCGAGTGGTACGACTTCCGCAAGGGTGCCGTGGAACGCCGCGACGCTTCCAGCGACAAGGGCGGCACGCTGCGCCTTGGCGCCTACCCCTGCGTGGTGGTGCCCGGCACCAGGGCGTGGGACGCCTACGGCGCCGAGCGCGTGGACGAACGCCACCGTCACCGCTTCGAATTCAACAAGGCCTACTTCGAGGCCATGGCCGAAAAGGGCCTGGTGTTCAGCGGCCTTTCGCCCGACGGCGAACTGGTGGAAATCGTGGAACTGCCCGACCATCCGTGGTTCCTGGGCTGCCAGTTCCACCCCGAGTTCAAGTCCAACCCCATGCGCCCGCATCCCTTGTTCCGCGAATTCATCAAGGCGGCCAAGAAGGAAGCCATGGGCGGCAAGAAGGGCAAGTAG
- a CDS encoding phosphoribosylformylglycinamidine synthase subunit PurQ — MAQVNTLVITGYGTNSHEESAHAARLAGADRADVAHFADIVARRIRIEDYNFIVFPGGFLDGDDLGAAHAAAQRWLHLSDADGQALLDRLKEFVARGGLAIGICNGFQLLVKLGLLPALDGKYFERQVSLGHNDSARYEDRWVTLKVNPQSPCVFTRGIDTLYVPVRHGEGKLVPLDDEVMRRLVAENLVTLQYAHPETGEVTMEYPWNPNGSPLGIAGLTDPSGRILGLMPHPEAFNHPTNHPGWTRGEPATLGTVLFENAVRHLRGQ; from the coding sequence ATGGCGCAGGTGAACACGCTGGTCATCACCGGCTACGGCACGAACTCGCACGAGGAATCGGCCCACGCGGCCCGCCTTGCCGGCGCAGACCGGGCCGATGTGGCGCATTTCGCCGACATCGTGGCCCGCAGGATCAGGATCGAGGACTACAATTTCATCGTCTTTCCCGGCGGCTTTCTGGACGGGGACGACCTGGGCGCGGCCCATGCCGCCGCACAGCGCTGGCTGCACCTTTCCGACGCCGACGGGCAGGCCCTGCTGGACCGCCTGAAGGAATTCGTGGCCCGGGGCGGCCTGGCCATCGGCATCTGCAACGGCTTTCAGCTGCTGGTAAAGCTGGGCCTGTTGCCCGCGCTGGACGGCAAGTACTTCGAGCGGCAGGTGTCGCTGGGCCACAACGATTCGGCCCGCTACGAAGACCGCTGGGTGACCCTGAAGGTGAACCCCCAGAGCCCCTGCGTGTTCACCAGGGGCATCGACACCTTGTACGTGCCCGTGCGCCACGGCGAAGGCAAGCTGGTGCCGCTGGACGACGAGGTGATGCGCCGCCTGGTGGCCGAAAACCTGGTCACCCTGCAATACGCCCACCCGGAAACCGGCGAGGTTACCATGGAATACCCGTGGAACCCCAACGGTTCGCCGCTGGGCATCGCCGGGCTGACCGACCCGTCCGGTCGCATCCTGGGCCTGATGCCCCACCCCGAAGCCTTCAACCACCCCACCAACCATCCGGGCTGGACGCGGGGCGAGCCTGCAACGCTGGGCACCGTGCTGTTCGAAAACGCGGTACGCCACCTGCGCGGCCAATAG
- the gpmI gene encoding 2,3-bisphosphoglycerate-independent phosphoglycerate mutase has product MTPTVLLILDGWGIAPAGLGNAVSLARTPNLDRLTALPSRTTLACSGRDVGLPAGFMGNSEVGHMNIGAGRVVYQDLTRIDMAVETGELAGNPALCGLLEALVASGGRLHLMGLLSDGGVHSHIRHLRPLVEAAKARNVPVLVHAFLDGRDTSPTSGAGYVADLEAILRDAGWGRIATLTGRYYAMDRDKRYERNALAWTALTSPSGPSGPTGGKGALVEAASLPGGSLADVVRAAYAAGETDEFVTPRVVAEGGAPVGRVADGDGVFFFNFRADRARQLTRAFIDPAFDGFDREADGGRRPALSGFVTMTGYDASFDVPVAFGKDNLAMTLGEVVSSMGLRQLRIAETEKYAHVTYFLNCGREEPFPGEERRLVASPRDVATYDLKPAMSAVEVTDLLLEEWRQGGYQLVVCNLANCDMVGHTGIIPAAIAAVETVDACVGRIAEAVLGAGGRLIVTADHGNAEELLDSTGNPQTAHTTNRVHCVVAERDASQPDGMRALRLRGDGRLGDIAPTILGLWGVDTPELMTGASLLENDGDTEAA; this is encoded by the coding sequence CTGACACCCACGGTGCTGCTGATCCTGGACGGCTGGGGCATTGCCCCCGCCGGACTGGGCAACGCGGTGTCGCTGGCGCGCACCCCCAACCTCGACCGGCTCACGGCGCTGCCCTCGCGCACCACGCTGGCCTGCTCCGGGCGAGACGTGGGCCTGCCCGCCGGGTTCATGGGCAACTCCGAAGTGGGCCACATGAACATCGGGGCGGGCCGGGTGGTCTATCAGGATCTGACCCGCATCGACATGGCCGTGGAAACCGGCGAACTTGCCGGCAATCCCGCGCTGTGCGGCCTGCTGGAAGCACTTGTTGCGTCCGGCGGGCGGCTGCACCTGATGGGCCTGCTTTCCGACGGCGGGGTGCACAGCCACATCCGCCACCTGCGGCCCCTTGTGGAGGCGGCCAAGGCCCGCAACGTGCCCGTGCTGGTGCATGCCTTTCTGGACGGGCGCGACACCTCGCCCACCAGCGGCGCGGGCTACGTGGCCGACCTTGAAGCCATCCTGCGTGACGCGGGCTGGGGGCGCATCGCCACCCTGACCGGGCGCTACTACGCCATGGACCGCGACAAGCGCTACGAGCGCAACGCGCTGGCCTGGACGGCCCTTACCAGCCCGTCTGGTCCGTCTGGCCCGACAGGCGGCAAGGGCGCGTTGGTCGAGGCGGCCTCGCTGCCGGGCGGCTCGCTGGCCGATGTCGTGCGCGCGGCCTATGCTGCGGGCGAGACCGACGAATTCGTCACCCCCCGCGTGGTGGCGGAAGGCGGCGCGCCCGTGGGCCGGGTGGCCGACGGCGACGGCGTGTTCTTCTTCAATTTCCGGGCGGACCGCGCCCGCCAGCTGACCCGCGCTTTCATCGACCCCGCCTTCGACGGCTTCGACCGCGAGGCGGACGGCGGCAGGCGCCCCGCGCTTTCCGGCTTCGTGACCATGACCGGCTACGACGCCAGCTTCGACGTGCCCGTGGCCTTCGGCAAGGACAACCTGGCCATGACCCTCGGCGAGGTGGTGTCGTCCATGGGACTGCGCCAGTTGCGCATCGCGGAAACGGAAAAGTACGCTCACGTCACCTACTTCCTGAACTGTGGCCGCGAAGAGCCCTTCCCCGGCGAGGAACGCCGCCTTGTGGCCTCCCCGCGCGACGTGGCCACCTACGACCTCAAGCCCGCCATGAGCGCGGTGGAGGTCACCGACCTGCTGCTGGAGGAATGGCGGCAGGGCGGTTACCAGCTGGTGGTGTGCAACCTGGCCAACTGCGACATGGTGGGCCATACAGGCATCATCCCGGCGGCCATTGCCGCCGTGGAAACCGTCGACGCCTGCGTGGGCCGCATCGCGGAAGCGGTGCTGGGTGCGGGCGGGCGGCTCATCGTCACCGCCGACCATGGCAACGCGGAAGAGCTGCTGGATTCCACGGGCAACCCGCAGACCGCGCACACCACCAACCGGGTGCACTGCGTGGTGGCGGAGCGCGATGCGTCGCAACCCGACGGCATGCGCGCGCTGCGCCTGCGCGGCGATGGCAGGCTGGGGGACATCGCCCCCACCATCCTCGGCCTGTGGGGCGTGGACACGCCGGAACTGATGACCGGCGCATCCCTGCTTGAGAACGACGGCGACACGGAGGCTGCATAG
- the rsfS gene encoding ribosome silencing factor gives MKPIEKKFKDIPTAEKVATFVGWLEEKKGRDVLALDLAGMNAFAESIIIVTAGSVRHAQGLADHVLGMCDDEKIEFLRMEGYQAGQWILLDCNDVIINVFQTPVREMFRLESLWSDAPVLHDGRELAPPVEAATTSAGTHSGVRRMAGKVAGARAAAVTAKRAATSSADADAEEPKPRARTRKPAAPKAPEGDDQ, from the coding sequence ATGAAACCCATCGAAAAGAAGTTCAAGGACATCCCCACCGCCGAGAAGGTAGCCACCTTCGTGGGCTGGCTGGAAGAAAAGAAGGGCCGCGACGTGCTGGCCCTGGACCTTGCGGGCATGAACGCCTTTGCCGAATCCATCATCATCGTCACCGCCGGTTCCGTGCGCCACGCGCAGGGCCTGGCCGACCACGTGCTGGGCATGTGCGACGACGAAAAGATCGAATTCCTGCGCATGGAAGGCTATCAGGCCGGGCAGTGGATCCTGCTCGACTGCAACGACGTGATCATCAACGTCTTCCAGACCCCGGTGCGTGAAATGTTCCGCCTGGAAAGCCTGTGGTCCGACGCGCCGGTGCTGCATGACGGGCGCGAGCTGGCCCCGCCGGTGGAGGCAGCCACCACCTCGGCGGGCACCCACAGCGGCGTGCGCCGCATGGCGGGCAAGGTGGCTGGCGCCCGCGCCGCCGCCGTTACCGCCAAGCGCGCGGCCACCTCGTCCGCCGATGCGGACGCCGAGGAACCCAAGCCCCGCGCGCGCACCCGCAAGCCCGCCGCGCCCAAGGCCCCGGAAGGGGACGACCAGTGA
- a CDS encoding nitroreductase family protein → MTVPHSFVQSPEFAAFAQCVRAARTCRRFREDVAVPLSTLHALVDTARVCPSGANRQPLRYAVCADGARNGAVFPHLRWAAYLKDWGGPVSGERPAAYIAVLCDRKGAPTPEIDLGIAAQTIQLGAQALGLGCCMIGAFDRDGVRAALGMDTPPHAELDLVLVLALGVPAETRVLDTVGADGDIRYHRDADGTHRVPKRPLESVLLPVHGGNAQDKG, encoded by the coding sequence ATGACCGTGCCGCATTCTTTCGTCCAGTCCCCCGAATTTGCCGCCTTTGCCCAGTGCGTACGCGCCGCGCGCACCTGCCGCCGCTTTCGTGAGGACGTGGCCGTGCCCCTGTCCACGCTGCACGCGCTGGTGGACACGGCGCGGGTGTGCCCCAGCGGGGCCAACCGCCAGCCCCTGCGCTATGCCGTGTGCGCCGATGGGGCGCGCAATGGTGCCGTGTTTCCGCACCTGCGCTGGGCCGCCTACCTGAAGGACTGGGGGGGGCCGGTTTCCGGCGAGCGCCCGGCGGCGTACATCGCCGTGCTGTGCGACAGGAAGGGGGCGCCCACGCCGGAAATCGACCTTGGCATCGCGGCCCAGACCATCCAGTTGGGTGCGCAGGCGCTGGGCCTTGGCTGCTGCATGATCGGCGCGTTCGACCGCGACGGCGTGCGCGCGGCCCTTGGCATGGATACGCCCCCCCATGCCGAACTGGACCTTGTGCTTGTGCTGGCGCTGGGCGTGCCCGCCGAAACCCGCGTGCTGGACACCGTGGGCGCGGATGGCGACATCCGCTATCACCGCGACGCGGACGGCACCCACCGCGTGCCCAAGCGGCCTTTGGAATCCGTGCTGCTGCCGGTCCACGGTGGCAACGCACAGGACAAGGGGTAA
- a CDS encoding phenylacetate--CoA ligase family protein encodes MIFDVDRETLPREELEALQLRRLKNLCERVYANVPHYRRRFEEAGVTPADIKRLSDVTLLPFTEKQDLRNNYPFGLFAVPKDTIVRLHASSGTTGKATVVGYTKRDLDNWAELMARSLAAAGVTRRDLIHNAYGYGLFTGGLGAHYGAERLGATVIPVSGGATKRQVLLLRDFGATVICCTPSYSLYLHEAAEEAGIDLRELPLRIGVFGAEPWSEEMRAEIETKLGIDALNIYGLSEIMGPGVSMECVEAKCGMHIYEDHFLPEIIDPVSGEALPPGATGELVITTLTKEGIPLVRYRTRDITSLDYTPCACGRTHVRMRRVTGRSDDMLIIRGVNVFPSQIESILMETEGLAPHYQLLVTREGNLDNMEVQVEVSEEFFSDEIKNLQRREARLQKTIKEFLGVTAKVRLVEPRSIQRSEGKAKRVIDMREKS; translated from the coding sequence ATGATTTTCGACGTCGACCGCGAGACGCTCCCGCGGGAGGAGCTGGAAGCGCTGCAACTGCGCAGGTTGAAGAATCTCTGCGAGCGCGTCTACGCCAACGTGCCTCACTACCGCCGCCGGTTCGAAGAGGCGGGGGTGACCCCGGCGGACATCAAGCGGCTATCCGACGTCACCCTGCTGCCCTTCACCGAAAAGCAGGACCTGCGCAACAACTATCCCTTCGGGCTGTTTGCCGTGCCCAAGGACACCATAGTGCGGCTGCATGCCTCCAGCGGCACCACCGGCAAGGCCACCGTGGTTGGCTACACCAAGCGTGACCTGGACAACTGGGCCGAGCTGATGGCCCGCAGCCTGGCCGCCGCCGGGGTAACCCGCCGCGACCTCATCCACAACGCCTACGGGTACGGCTTGTTCACCGGGGGCCTTGGCGCGCACTACGGGGCGGAACGCCTGGGCGCCACGGTCATTCCCGTGTCCGGCGGGGCCACCAAGCGCCAGGTGCTGCTGCTGCGCGACTTCGGCGCCACGGTCATCTGCTGTACCCCTTCGTACAGCCTGTACCTGCACGAGGCGGCGGAAGAAGCGGGCATCGACCTGCGCGAACTGCCCTTGCGCATCGGGGTGTTCGGCGCGGAGCCGTGGTCCGAGGAAATGCGCGCCGAAATCGAGACCAAGCTCGGCATCGACGCCCTGAACATCTACGGCCTGTCCGAAATCATGGGCCCCGGCGTCTCCATGGAATGCGTGGAAGCCAAGTGCGGCATGCACATCTACGAAGACCATTTCCTGCCGGAAATCATCGACCCGGTGAGCGGAGAAGCCCTGCCCCCCGGCGCCACCGGCGAACTGGTCATCACCACCCTGACCAAGGAAGGCATTCCGCTGGTGCGCTACCGCACCCGCGACATCACCTCGCTGGACTACACCCCCTGCGCCTGCGGCCGCACCCACGTGCGCATGCGCCGCGTGACGGGCCGCAGCGACGACATGCTGATCATCCGCGGGGTGAACGTGTTCCCCTCGCAGATCGAGTCCATCCTGATGGAAACCGAGGGGCTGGCCCCGCACTACCAGTTGCTGGTCACCCGCGAAGGGAACCTGGACAACATGGAGGTGCAGGTGGAGGTTTCCGAGGAATTCTTCTCGGACGAGATCAAGAACCTGCAACGCCGCGAAGCCCGGTTGCAGAAGACCATCAAGGAATTCCTGGGCGTCACCGCCAAGGTGCGACTGGTGGAGCCGCGCTCCATCCAGCGTTCCGAGGGCAAGGCCAAGCGCGTCATCGACATGCGCGAAAAGTCGTAG
- a CDS encoding 4Fe-4S dicluster domain-containing protein, which produces MSECHGRGKTLHIDYSKCIGCETCEAVCGFLYDTPRIAMARTGDGQMIPIYCQHCEHAHCMKVCNRGALMRDRDGAVVLQPMLCRGCETRNCVIACPYAAFFATDRGVAVRKCDLCAGRRAVGLGPACAEMCPCGAIRFADRDELDELETEASREARDRVLAHIRPKK; this is translated from the coding sequence ATGTCGGAATGCCACGGCAGGGGTAAGACCCTGCATATCGACTACAGCAAGTGCATCGGCTGCGAAACATGCGAGGCCGTGTGCGGCTTTCTGTACGACACGCCGCGCATCGCCATGGCCCGCACGGGCGACGGCCAGATGATTCCCATCTACTGTCAGCACTGCGAACACGCCCACTGCATGAAGGTGTGCAACCGGGGCGCGCTGATGCGCGACCGTGACGGGGCGGTGGTGCTGCAACCCATGCTCTGCCGGGGCTGCGAGACGCGCAACTGCGTCATTGCGTGTCCCTATGCCGCCTTTTTCGCCACCGACCGGGGCGTGGCCGTGCGCAAGTGCGACCTGTGCGCCGGGCGACGCGCCGTGGGCCTTGGCCCCGCTTGCGCGGAAATGTGCCCCTGCGGAGCCATCCGTTTTGCCGACCGCGACGAACTGGACGAACTGGAAACGGAAGCTTCGCGCGAGGCCCGCGACCGTGTGCTTGCGCACATCCGGCCCAAGAAGTAG
- a CDS encoding FAD-dependent oxidoreductase, which produces MSNAMNFAFMREEPAPPNGRRVAIIGAGPSGLAAAGYLGCLGYQVEVYDKLPKPGGLMLFGIPGHRIPADRIQRGVFILSRKFGVNFHNKTKICCSAPLHEEEGDHFSCDIRGLGELVEEHDAVIICSGAWKSRKLGIPGEQLKGVYSGLEFLFPIRAVKYATSNVSVPPVEGRTVVVVGAGHSAMDVAHSAKALGAKRVVMVYRRTKKEAPAGSYEVDRLIDVGCEWLERRTPLRIVADETGQHVAAMEMSDANTGETEVLPADVIVTSIGEIPTPPFQKELGLENVRKGEVRWLHMTSIENVFVAGDVLTGPSKIGKAVYSGLRAARSLTNWLDLKAQHRENEYNYDADVITRPGAPSEQR; this is translated from the coding sequence ATGTCCAACGCCATGAATTTCGCCTTCATGCGGGAAGAACCCGCACCGCCCAACGGGCGGCGTGTCGCCATCATCGGGGCCGGGCCTTCGGGCCTTGCCGCCGCCGGGTACCTGGGCTGCCTGGGCTATCAGGTAGAGGTCTACGACAAGCTGCCCAAGCCCGGCGGCCTGATGCTGTTCGGCATTCCGGGCCACCGCATCCCGGCGGACCGCATCCAGCGCGGGGTGTTCATCCTGTCGCGCAAGTTCGGGGTCAACTTCCACAACAAGACCAAGATATGTTGCAGCGCCCCCCTGCACGAGGAAGAGGGCGACCATTTCTCGTGCGACATCCGGGGCCTTGGCGAACTGGTGGAAGAACATGACGCGGTGATCATCTGCAGCGGCGCGTGGAAGTCGCGCAAGCTGGGCATACCCGGCGAGCAGCTGAAGGGCGTCTATTCCGGCCTGGAGTTCCTGTTCCCCATCCGCGCGGTGAAGTACGCCACCAGCAACGTTTCCGTGCCGCCGGTGGAAGGGCGCACCGTGGTGGTGGTGGGCGCCGGGCATTCGGCCATGGACGTGGCCCACAGCGCCAAAGCACTTGGGGCAAAGCGCGTGGTCATGGTGTACCGGCGCACCAAGAAGGAAGCCCCTGCGGGCAGCTACGAGGTGGACCGGCTCATCGACGTGGGCTGCGAATGGCTGGAACGGCGCACCCCGCTGCGCATCGTGGCCGATGAAACCGGCCAGCACGTGGCGGCCATGGAGATGTCCGACGCCAATACCGGCGAGACCGAAGTGCTGCCCGCCGACGTCATCGTCACCTCCATCGGCGAAATTCCCACCCCGCCGTTCCAGAAGGAACTGGGGCTGGAAAACGTGCGCAAGGGCGAAGTGCGCTGGCTGCACATGACCAGCATAGAGAACGTCTTTGTGGCGGGTGACGTGCTGACAGGCCCCAGCAAGATCGGCAAGGCGGTGTACAGCGGCCTACGCGCCGCGCGTTCGCTGACCAACTGGCTGGACCTGAAGGCCCAGCACCGCGAAAATGAATACAATTACGACGCCGACGTCATAACGCGCCCCGGCGCCCCCAGCGAGCAGAGGTAG
- a CDS encoding ACT domain-containing protein, whose product MKVEQISVFLENKAGRLAEVTHTLAEAGINIRALSLADTSDFGILRLIVHDHEKAKAALKEKGFTVGRTSVVAVEVPDHPGGLDSILQLLSTRGVNVEYMYAFVQQNGTNAVLIFRFDRTDQAIEVLNEAGIPVIPGDKLYQN is encoded by the coding sequence ATGAAAGTGGAACAGATTTCCGTATTTCTCGAAAACAAGGCCGGGCGTCTGGCCGAGGTAACCCACACCCTGGCCGAGGCGGGCATCAACATCCGCGCCCTGTCGCTGGCCGACACCTCGGACTTCGGCATCCTGCGCCTGATCGTGCACGACCACGAAAAGGCCAAGGCCGCGCTGAAGGAAAAGGGGTTCACCGTGGGCCGCACCTCGGTGGTGGCCGTGGAAGTGCCCGACCATCCCGGCGGTCTCGACAGCATTCTGCAACTGCTGAGCACCCGTGGCGTCAACGTGGAATACATGTACGCCTTCGTGCAGCAGAACGGCACCAACGCGGTGCTCATCTTCCGCTTCGACCGCACCGACCAGGCCATCGAAGTGCTGAACGAGGCGGGCATCCCCGTCATTCCCGGCGACAAGCTGTACCAGAACTAG